TTGCCACATAACCCACCTGTTAAAAAGAAAACAGAGTTTTTAGTATGTTTTTTACATAGAGAACAAACTCTTTCAATAACAGAGTTAACTACTCCATAAGCTATATTCTCCCTACTCTCTCCTCTTCCAATTAGACTTATAACTTCAGATTCAGCAAATACTGTACACATAGATGTTATTTTAGTATCCTTTCCTTTTTTAGAAAGTTCTATGAGTTCATTTATTTTTACTCCCAATATATTTCCCATAACTTCTAAAAATCTACCAGTTCCAGCAGAACATTTATCGTTCATAATAAAATCTGAAACCATTCCATCTTGTAGAGTAATTATTTTGGTATCTTGACCACCTATATCAATAACTGTACAATCTTTTTTGAAAAGATAAAAAGCTCCTAATCCGTGACAAGTTATCTCAGTAACTGTTTTATTAGCAAAGGGTATAGAAACTCTACCATACCCTGTTCCAACTATTTTGGTATCATCTTTCATATATCCCATTTCTGTTAATTTCTTTAAAATATTTTCAGAAGTTTCTACACAACTCCAACCAGTTGGCATAGTAAACTTATCTATTATTTTATCGGTATCCATTACAACTACTTTAGCTGCTGTAGAACCGATATCTATTCCTATAAAATACAATGTTCCTCCTTAAGTTTTCTAAGATACTCCCTTTGTTAAACCAGAAATTAGATACTTTCTAAATATAAAAGAGAATATCATAGGTGGTAATAATGTTAAAATTCCTGCTGCAGCTATTTGTCCATAAAGTATTAAATCCTTTGATGAAAACTCTGCTAATAGAACAGTGAGAGGTTTTACATCTCTAGAAGCTGCTAAAATTAATGGAAGTTGATATTGACTCCAAGCTCTTAAAAATATAATAAGCATTCCTGTTAAAATTATGGGATATACATTTGGAAGTAGTATTTTTATTATTACTTGAAATCTAGTACAACCATCAATAAGAGCCATCTCCTCAATTTCAATAGGAAACTCTTTAAAATAATTTGTAGTTATCCATGTAACCATCGGAAGAAAAGAGGAGATATAAATAATTGCTAGCCATCCTATACTATTCAAAAGATTAAATTTTGCAAAGAGTGTATAGAGAGGTATTATCGTAGTAAAAAATGGGATAATCATAGTTGAAAGAAGGATTCCCATAAAAATTTTAATTCCTTTTCTATACTTAAATCTTGCAAAGGAGTAACCACACATAACTGCTAAAGGTGTTCCAATAAAAACTGTAATTGAGCTTGTAAAAAGAGAGTTTTTCATGGCTAATAAAAAGT
The genomic region above belongs to Candidatus Fusobacterium pullicola and contains:
- a CDS encoding CoA activase — protein: MYFIGIDIGSTAAKVVVMDTDKIIDKFTMPTGWSCVETSENILKKLTEMGYMKDDTKIVGTGYGRVSIPFANKTVTEITCHGLGAFYLFKKDCTVIDIGGQDTKIITLQDGMVSDFIMNDKCSAGTGRFLEVMGNILGVKINELIELSKKGKDTKITSMCTVFAESEVISLIGRGESRENIAYGVVNSVIERVCSLCKKHTKNSVFFLTGGLCGNDYILELLSKSLNGEVYSNSELARYAGAIGAALTAKKIKNR
- a CDS encoding carbohydrate ABC transporter permease, giving the protein MKNYKNNIVYCISVIIFLIFIMVPILWCFIISISFEKDIFNDMSVFFPKNISFINYLKLLNPNIREGTNFLLAMKNSLFTSSITVFIGTPLAVMCGYSFARFKYRKGIKIFMGILLSTMIIPFFTTIIPLYTLFAKFNLLNSIGWLAIIYISSFLPMVTWITTNYFKEFPIEIEEMALIDGCTRFQVIIKILLPNVYPIILTGMLIIFLRAWSQYQLPLILAASRDVKPLTVLLAEFSSKDLILYGQIAAAGILTLLPPMIFSFIFRKYLISGLTKGVS